The Psychrobacter sp. LV10R520-6 genome includes a region encoding these proteins:
- a CDS encoding helix-turn-helix domain-containing protein, protein MTKTLQELLAKRSPESQARIQEMADSLLLESQLYCIREELKLSQKELAETLGIKQPSLSAIENRGYDLKISTMKKYVEAMGGKLRIDVELPTGKHIGFNV, encoded by the coding sequence ATGACTAAGACTCTACAAGAACTATTAGCTAAGCGCTCTCCAGAGAGCCAAGCTCGTATTCAAGAAATGGCGGACAGCCTGCTATTAGAAAGTCAGCTTTACTGTATCCGTGAAGAATTAAAACTCTCACAAAAAGAACTGGCTGAAACACTTGGAATTAAACAGCCATCTCTTTCAGCAATAGAAAATCGTGGTTATGATCTTAAGATTTCAACCATGAAAAAATATGTTGAAGCGATGGGTGGCAAACTCCGTATCGATGTGGAGCTTCCGACAGGAAAACATATAGGCTTCAATGTTTGA
- a CDS encoding type II toxin-antitoxin system RelE/ParE family toxin: MWVVITTELFNEWLEQQEESIQEKVLAALVILEQKGPSLGRPLVDTVYGSKFTNMKELRVQYRGKPLRAFFAFDPLRQAIVLCIGDKSGKKRFYTEMLAIADKQYELHLSTLGEKYND; this comes from the coding sequence ATGTGGGTAGTCATCACAACAGAGCTGTTTAATGAATGGCTTGAACAACAAGAAGAATCTATACAAGAGAAAGTGCTAGCTGCTTTGGTTATTCTGGAGCAAAAAGGACCGAGTTTAGGCCGTCCTTTAGTTGACACCGTATATGGCTCTAAATTTACCAATATGAAAGAACTACGTGTTCAGTACCGAGGTAAACCACTCCGAGCTTTTTTTGCATTTGATCCATTACGCCAGGCCATTGTGCTCTGTATTGGTGATAAAAGTGGTAAAAAGCGATTCTATACAGAGATGCTGGCGATTGCAGACAAACAATATGAGCTTCATCTCTCAACATTAGGAGAAAAATATAATGACTAA
- a CDS encoding ATP-binding cassette domain-containing protein, translating to MSRKNSTHSAVSNVLAQYQKQHQKWLAQIKRRILPNESVANKSIPAHKRALIVGASGTLLPGQVTVLTGPSGSGKSILLRVLAGLSSMDTGDVWQYDDPVQRSSSDCCIHTTPPTQWRAQVALLAQHPQLIEGSVLDNLQMPYRLQAYQQSYFDKDWHIEQLAYLERTADFLQQSANHLSGGERQLVNTLRLLQLAPQVLLLDEPTAALDPGTSAKLVQLIINWLRAEPQRTLLWVTHDTQDIMPLANNHWHMQAGVLTEIF from the coding sequence ATGAGTAGGAAAAATTCGACTCATTCTGCGGTATCTAATGTACTTGCTCAGTATCAAAAACAGCATCAAAAGTGGCTAGCGCAAATAAAGCGTAGAATTTTGCCTAATGAGTCAGTAGCTAATAAATCAATCCCTGCTCATAAACGCGCACTGATAGTCGGTGCTAGTGGCACACTATTACCAGGGCAGGTGACCGTATTAACTGGCCCTTCTGGTAGTGGAAAATCGATATTGTTGCGCGTGCTAGCAGGTCTATCTTCTATGGACACAGGTGATGTTTGGCAGTACGACGACCCTGTTCAACGTAGCAGTAGCGACTGTTGCATTCATACCACGCCGCCTACCCAATGGCGCGCGCAGGTTGCACTACTTGCCCAGCACCCACAACTAATAGAAGGTAGTGTCCTTGATAATTTGCAGATGCCGTATCGTCTGCAGGCTTACCAGCAAAGCTATTTTGATAAGGACTGGCATATTGAACAACTGGCTTATTTAGAGCGCACAGCAGACTTTTTACAGCAATCCGCCAACCACCTATCAGGTGGTGAACGGCAACTAGTCAATACCTTGCGTCTGCTACAATTGGCCCCGCAAGTGCTGTTATTAGATGAGCCCACTGCCGCTTTAGATCCCGGTACATCGGCGAAACTTGTCCAACTAATAATCAACTGGTTACGCGCTGAGCCACAGCGCACTTTGCTATGGGTGACTCACGACACTCAAGATATTATGCCATTAGCAAATAATCATTGGCACATGCAGGCAGGCGTATTAACTGAAATATTCTAA
- a CDS encoding ABC transporter permease: MTGTDDLQILLTVSDVALASSMIILVLIVSWRLQLKLTATLLTAAIRTVVQLSFIGLILAWIFAREQWYEVLLILTIMTLIAGGAAKNRVKRSYKGLFTDTLIAVSTSAVLVTIIAIGLILQVRPWYTPQFIIPILGLILGNSLTAISLTSNQLIEAFHEQQTRIEMMLTLSARPFEAVHEQIRAAIISGMTPTLNSMLVVGIVSLPGMMTGQILAGADPTQAVRYQIVTMFLICVSSTLGCTVSALLIYRRFFNNKQQFVAP; the protein is encoded by the coding sequence ATGACTGGTACAGACGATTTGCAAATTTTACTGACTGTCAGTGATGTTGCGCTCGCCAGCAGCATGATCATACTGGTTCTAATAGTGTCGTGGCGGCTACAGCTAAAGTTGACTGCGACACTTTTGACAGCTGCCATTCGTACGGTAGTACAGCTTAGCTTTATTGGCTTAATACTGGCATGGATCTTTGCACGTGAACAGTGGTATGAAGTGCTACTGATTTTGACCATTATGACTTTGATTGCAGGAGGCGCTGCCAAAAATCGAGTCAAACGCAGCTATAAAGGGTTATTTACCGATACCCTTATTGCAGTGAGTACATCGGCCGTGTTAGTCACAATCATTGCTATTGGTCTTATCTTACAGGTACGACCGTGGTATACACCTCAGTTTATTATCCCCATATTAGGTCTGATACTAGGCAATTCTTTAACAGCAATCTCATTGACCAGTAACCAGCTTATTGAAGCCTTTCATGAGCAACAGACGCGTATTGAGATGATGCTAACCCTATCCGCCCGTCCATTTGAAGCTGTACACGAGCAGATACGTGCCGCTATTATCAGCGGTATGACACCCACGCTCAACTCTATGCTGGTGGTTGGTATTGTCAGCTTACCTGGGATGATGACAGGTCAGATACTCGCCGGTGCGGATCCTACTCAAGCAGTACGTTATCAGATTGTGACGATGTTTCTAATTTGTGTGAGTAGCACACTTGGCTGCACAGTAAGTGCCCTGCTCATTTATCGACGTTTCTTTAATAACAAACAGCAGTTTGTCGCTCCTTAG
- a CDS encoding AMP-binding protein has translation MTVNKPWLAQYPASVPKTIDPDKYGNLIELYEECFNRFRLHPMSVCMGITHTYDDVDKASLAIAAWLQAQGIPKGSIVALMMPNVPQYLPTMIGILRAGYVCTPINPLYTGRELRHQLNDSGAKVIFIIDNFAQALEQVVDETSIERIVLSKMGDMMGLKGILVNTIIRQVKRLVPKYNLNDPKHEVTKFPDVLKQGKNLPFQAPKMALKQTAILQYTGGTTGLSKGTILTQRNIAAAAMQSEAWFRPITSEINEVYINMVMALPLYHIFAFMLSLLGMRSGHTFILVPNPRDIPGFVKTLSRQPFHIFPAVNTLFRGLLDNPNFKHLNFSSLRLSQAGGMAATEQTAARWLEVTGCPMIEGWGMTESVAAGTANIVTDRKFNGTIGLPLPSVDITVIDDEGNRVGVNQSGEMCIKGPNVTSGYYNKDRTDEFTKEGYFRTGDIISMDEKGYITLLDRKKDMVLVSGFNVFPNEIESVMLECDGIIDCAVIGVLDERQGEAVKIYIVPADNNVTKDIIKEFALDNLTGYKCPRHIEFVSELPKSNVGKVLRNKLREKHLADQG, from the coding sequence ATGACAGTGAATAAACCTTGGCTTGCTCAATATCCTGCAAGTGTGCCTAAAACGATTGATCCTGATAAGTATGGCAACTTGATAGAGCTGTATGAGGAATGCTTTAACCGCTTTCGCCTGCATCCTATGAGTGTTTGTATGGGTATTACTCATACTTATGACGACGTTGACAAAGCGTCGCTCGCGATTGCAGCTTGGCTACAAGCACAAGGGATCCCCAAAGGTAGTATCGTGGCACTCATGATGCCAAACGTACCGCAGTATTTGCCGACTATGATTGGTATATTGCGCGCAGGCTATGTTTGCACCCCGATCAATCCCTTGTATACAGGCCGTGAGCTGCGTCATCAACTGAATGACTCAGGGGCTAAAGTTATCTTTATTATTGATAATTTTGCTCAAGCGCTTGAGCAAGTGGTTGATGAGACTTCTATTGAGCGTATTGTCCTATCAAAAATGGGCGATATGATGGGCTTAAAAGGTATTTTAGTTAATACTATTATCCGTCAAGTCAAACGCTTGGTACCTAAATATAATCTCAATGACCCTAAGCACGAAGTAACCAAATTCCCTGACGTGCTTAAACAAGGTAAGAACTTACCCTTTCAAGCGCCAAAAATGGCCTTAAAACAAACCGCTATTTTACAATATACCGGTGGTACGACAGGGCTTTCGAAAGGAACTATTTTAACTCAGCGTAATATTGCAGCCGCCGCTATGCAGTCTGAAGCTTGGTTCCGGCCTATCACTTCAGAGATTAATGAGGTGTATATCAATATGGTAATGGCTCTGCCGTTGTATCATATTTTTGCCTTTATGCTCAGCCTGTTAGGCATGCGCTCAGGCCATACTTTTATATTGGTACCAAACCCGCGAGATATACCAGGGTTTGTCAAAACTCTATCAAGACAACCCTTTCATATCTTCCCTGCCGTCAATACCTTGTTTAGAGGATTGCTTGATAATCCGAACTTTAAACATCTAAACTTCAGTTCGCTACGCCTCTCGCAGGCGGGCGGTATGGCAGCGACTGAACAGACAGCCGCACGCTGGTTGGAAGTCACTGGTTGTCCCATGATTGAAGGTTGGGGTATGACCGAAAGTGTGGCTGCTGGTACTGCCAACATCGTAACTGATCGAAAATTTAACGGTACGATTGGCTTGCCATTACCTAGCGTCGATATTACCGTTATTGATGATGAGGGTAATCGTGTCGGCGTAAATCAGTCCGGCGAGATGTGCATCAAAGGGCCAAATGTGACTTCAGGTTACTATAATAAAGACCGTACTGATGAGTTTACCAAAGAGGGTTACTTTCGTACTGGCGATATTATTAGTATGGATGAGAAAGGCTACATTACCTTATTAGACCGCAAAAAAGATATGGTTTTGGTCTCGGGCTTTAACGTCTTCCCGAATGAGATTGAATCGGTAATGCTAGAGTGTGACGGCATTATTGACTGTGCAGTGATTGGCGTTCTCGACGAGCGTCAAGGTGAAGCGGTCAAAATCTACATTGTGCCCGCAGACAACAATGTCACCAAAGACATCATTAAGGAATTTGCACTGGATAACCTAACTGGATATAAATGTCCTCGTCATATCGAATTCGTTAGTGAGCTACCAAAGAGCAACGTCGGCAAAGTACTGCGTAATAAACTGCGTGAAAAACACCTAGCAGACCAGGGTTAA
- a CDS encoding SDR family oxidoreductase has product MPSKIMSSMTQAAKQSKEQVFSAIQPARYLKGLNKQQVGRDKTVLITGASSGLGEGMARLFAKLGYNLAICARRTERLEQLKAELMDRYPEIRIEYRVLDVSNYDDIFEVFDAFKADFGHIDRVVVNAGVGESRRIGKGRFETNRRTAEINFISALAQCEAAMKIFREQNSGHLVVISSMSAMRGLAGHMTTYGASKAGLAHLAEGIRADMLITKLPIKVSTIYPGYIRTEINENAKKLPFEVDAQTGTKAMVAAIEFGVEEACVPSLPWSIVGQAMKHLPLSVVNKIS; this is encoded by the coding sequence ATGCCAAGTAAAATAATGAGTTCAATGACACAAGCCGCCAAGCAAAGTAAAGAACAAGTATTTAGTGCTATTCAGCCCGCGCGTTATTTAAAAGGCTTGAATAAACAGCAGGTCGGACGTGATAAAACAGTTTTGATTACGGGTGCCAGCTCAGGTCTAGGGGAAGGTATGGCACGGCTATTTGCCAAGTTAGGATATAACTTAGCTATTTGTGCGCGCCGTACCGAACGCTTAGAGCAGCTCAAAGCCGAACTAATGGATCGTTATCCTGAGATTCGTATTGAGTATCGCGTTTTGGACGTCAGTAACTATGATGATATATTTGAAGTCTTTGACGCGTTCAAAGCTGACTTTGGTCATATCGATCGGGTAGTAGTAAACGCTGGTGTTGGTGAGAGTCGACGTATTGGTAAAGGGCGCTTTGAGACCAATCGCCGTACCGCTGAGATTAACTTTATCTCAGCATTAGCGCAGTGCGAAGCGGCAATGAAGATATTCCGTGAGCAAAATAGTGGTCATCTAGTAGTGATATCAAGCATGTCAGCGATGCGCGGTCTGGCAGGGCATATGACCACTTATGGGGCGAGTAAAGCGGGCTTGGCGCATTTAGCAGAAGGTATTCGCGCTGATATGCTAATTACTAAATTACCAATTAAGGTGTCTACTATTTATCCGGGTTATATTCGTACCGAAATCAACGAAAATGCCAAAAAACTACCGTTTGAGGTTGATGCGCAAACCGGTACTAAAGCTATGGTTGCGGCGATTGAGTTTGGCGTTGAAGAGGCTTGCGTGCCTAGCCTTCCATGGTCCATAGTCGGTCAAGCGATGAAGCATTTACCTTTAAGTGTAGTTAACAAAATCAGCTAA
- a CDS encoding histidine phosphatase family protein has translation MTTILLARHGQASFGQENYDQLSELGGTQARMLGQHYATTQRRIDAIFTGSLVRQQDSARHFWETYQPSLATSSESSIINMETPDSYVLPIFDEFNHKDVFIKSDPAFTSQAAIAAELAKTDAPQTRLAELFDRAMQRWHHGDNDADYVESWPQFSSRAQQALEQVRSQVANLSHLERDSTVLVFTSGGVIAAITAQLLQQGSQVAYQLNKSLVNTGVTAITLQEQSTRLLSVNEYSHLFADGKRFVTWR, from the coding sequence ATGACAACCATACTCTTGGCACGCCACGGCCAAGCATCCTTTGGACAAGAAAACTACGATCAACTTTCAGAGTTGGGCGGTACGCAAGCACGCATGTTAGGTCAGCACTATGCGACTACTCAGCGCCGAATCGATGCTATTTTTACTGGTAGCTTGGTCCGGCAACAGGACTCTGCGCGCCATTTCTGGGAAACTTATCAGCCATCGTTAGCTACTAGTAGCGAGTCATCCATCATAAATATGGAAACTCCCGATAGTTATGTGCTGCCGATATTTGATGAGTTTAATCACAAAGATGTGTTTATCAAGTCTGACCCTGCTTTTACCAGTCAAGCAGCGATTGCTGCTGAGCTTGCTAAAACGGACGCCCCACAAACACGCTTAGCTGAGCTGTTTGACCGTGCTATGCAGCGCTGGCATCACGGTGACAATGATGCTGACTATGTTGAGAGTTGGCCGCAGTTTAGTAGCCGCGCGCAACAAGCACTTGAGCAAGTGCGGTCACAAGTGGCAAATCTAAGCCACTTAGAGCGTGATAGTACCGTGCTAGTTTTTACTTCAGGTGGCGTTATAGCGGCTATTACCGCGCAATTATTACAACAAGGCAGTCAAGTTGCTTATCAGCTTAATAAGAGTTTGGTTAATACGGGGGTTACTGCTATTACCTTACAAGAGCAGAGTACGCGCTTGTTATCTGTAAACGAATACAGTCATTTATTTGCTGATGGCAAGCGGTTTGTGACGTGGCGATAA
- a CDS encoding phosphotransferase family protein, which yields MADNQDNTDDISAESRTDTDNNKVDNQGEVNTKVLDKGGAIRDGEELDAQAVSNWLRDQGIEVVGEPTVTQFSGGASNWTYRLQYSSQHENQDLILRRPPKGTKAKSAHDMVREYTVQKSLTDVYPYVPKMVALCTDEAIIGADFYIMERMEGIIPRANLPKGIELDPTQTRELCTNVIDALVELHQVDYKDHPDLVELGRGDGYCERQVSGWNKRYVKAKTPNVPSFALVRQWLSKHTPADSKTCVIHNDWRFDNVILDAQNPTKVIGVLDWEMATLGDPLMDLGSALAYWIEVDDNIIMQQSRRQPTHLEGMMTRDEVVEYYLGKTGLEIDNWTFYEVFGLFRLAGIVQQIYYRYYHKQTTNPAFNNFWIIVQVLHAKCLKLIAKYEGEVLFTSHVQPHLQDMGVDAATIEKLPSPVQSVVKGILPKGYFDAAPK from the coding sequence ATGGCAGATAATCAAGATAATACTGACGATATCAGTGCTGAAAGTCGTACAGACACGGATAATAACAAGGTTGACAATCAAGGCGAAGTAAATACGAAAGTACTAGACAAAGGTGGCGCCATTCGTGATGGCGAGGAACTTGATGCTCAAGCTGTCAGCAATTGGTTGCGCGACCAAGGGATTGAGGTTGTAGGCGAACCAACCGTTACCCAGTTCTCAGGTGGCGCATCAAACTGGACCTATCGCTTACAATATAGCTCTCAACATGAAAACCAAGATCTAATATTGCGTCGCCCACCAAAAGGTACAAAGGCCAAATCTGCCCATGATATGGTTCGCGAATATACGGTGCAAAAATCCCTTACTGATGTCTATCCGTATGTACCAAAAATGGTCGCGCTGTGCACCGATGAAGCGATCATTGGTGCAGACTTTTATATTATGGAACGCATGGAAGGTATTATTCCACGTGCCAATTTGCCCAAAGGAATTGAGCTTGATCCCACGCAAACACGCGAGTTATGTACCAATGTCATCGATGCCTTAGTTGAGTTACATCAGGTCGATTATAAGGACCATCCGGACTTGGTAGAGCTAGGTCGTGGTGATGGCTATTGCGAGCGGCAGGTAAGTGGTTGGAACAAGCGCTATGTCAAAGCAAAAACACCGAACGTACCCAGCTTTGCTCTGGTACGACAATGGCTCAGCAAGCACACGCCTGCAGATAGCAAAACCTGCGTCATTCATAATGATTGGCGCTTTGATAATGTCATTCTAGATGCCCAGAACCCTACTAAGGTAATTGGTGTGCTCGACTGGGAGATGGCGACTTTAGGTGATCCTCTGATGGACTTAGGCAGTGCGCTGGCTTATTGGATTGAGGTGGATGATAATATCATCATGCAACAGTCGCGACGCCAGCCGACCCATCTAGAGGGTATGATGACCCGCGATGAAGTAGTTGAATACTACCTTGGTAAGACTGGCTTAGAAATAGACAATTGGACTTTTTATGAAGTGTTTGGTTTGTTCCGCTTAGCCGGTATCGTGCAGCAGATTTATTATCGCTACTATCATAAGCAAACCACCAATCCCGCCTTTAATAACTTTTGGATTATCGTCCAGGTCTTACATGCTAAATGCCTCAAACTCATTGCTAAGTATGAAGGGGAAGTACTGTTTACCAGTCATGTGCAGCCGCACTTGCAAGATATGGGTGTCGATGCTGCCACTATTGAGAAGCTACCAAGCCCTGTACAGTCAGTAGTCAAAGGTATTTTACCCAAAGGCTATTTTGACGCGGCGCCCAAGTAG
- a CDS encoding acyl-CoA dehydrogenase family protein, whose translation MFTASPHGQAMHERVKDFIATQIEPIEVQFWQDCHEQNPDGNWLNWQWPEAYETLRKQAREAGLWNLFLPDDELGAGLSVTDYAPIAELTGRSLLAPYVFNCNAPDSGNMELLWRYGSSEQQDQWLTPLLAGKTRSVFCMTEPDVASSDATNMQATAVVEGDEIVINGSKWWSSGLGDPAVNLLIVMAYTPDDSKDRHHQHSMVLVPAKTAGVNIERMLKVFGDYDAPHGHGEVSFTDVRVPVTSFIGGAGMGFEIAQGRLGPGRIHHCMRCVGAAEKSLELAIHRGMNRTAFGKPLLQLGGNLERIAEARIKIDQARLLTLYAAQKMDSQGTKAALTEISAIKVVAPTVLQEVVDMAIQIYGGMGVCQDTMLPSFFAQARALRLADGPDEVHKTMIAKLELKRQGFRRPSKS comes from the coding sequence ATGTTTACAGCATCCCCACATGGTCAAGCCATGCATGAACGAGTCAAAGACTTTATTGCGACTCAAATTGAACCGATAGAAGTACAGTTCTGGCAAGACTGCCATGAGCAAAACCCCGATGGTAATTGGCTTAATTGGCAGTGGCCAGAAGCGTATGAGACCTTGCGCAAACAAGCACGTGAGGCTGGGCTTTGGAATTTATTCTTGCCGGATGATGAATTAGGGGCAGGGCTATCAGTTACGGATTACGCGCCTATTGCTGAGCTGACCGGACGCAGTTTGCTTGCGCCTTATGTCTTCAACTGTAATGCCCCTGATAGTGGCAATATGGAGCTGTTATGGCGTTATGGCAGTTCTGAGCAGCAAGACCAGTGGCTAACCCCCTTACTTGCTGGCAAGACCCGCTCGGTATTTTGTATGACTGAGCCTGATGTGGCGTCAAGTGATGCAACCAATATGCAGGCAACTGCTGTGGTTGAAGGCGATGAGATTGTTATTAATGGCAGCAAATGGTGGTCATCCGGTCTGGGTGATCCGGCAGTTAACTTGCTGATTGTGATGGCTTATACGCCTGATGACAGTAAAGATCGCCATCATCAGCATTCTATGGTGCTCGTGCCTGCGAAAACAGCAGGCGTTAATATCGAACGTATGCTAAAAGTATTTGGTGACTATGATGCGCCGCACGGTCATGGCGAGGTCAGCTTTACCGATGTACGCGTGCCGGTTACTAGCTTTATTGGTGGCGCAGGAATGGGCTTTGAGATTGCCCAAGGCCGTCTAGGGCCAGGCCGGATTCATCACTGTATGCGCTGTGTCGGCGCGGCCGAGAAATCACTTGAGCTTGCCATTCATCGCGGTATGAATCGTACTGCTTTTGGCAAACCCTTACTACAATTAGGTGGTAATTTAGAACGTATTGCTGAAGCACGTATTAAAATTGATCAGGCGCGGTTATTAACGCTATATGCCGCCCAAAAAATGGACAGCCAAGGCACTAAAGCGGCCTTAACTGAAATCTCAGCGATTAAAGTAGTCGCGCCTACGGTATTACAAGAAGTGGTCGATATGGCGATTCAGATTTATGGCGGCATGGGCGTTTGTCAAGATACAATGTTGCCAAGCTTCTTTGCACAGGCACGGGCGTTACGCTTAGCCGATGGCCCTGATGAGGTTCATAAAACTATGATTGCTAAACTAGAGCTAAAGCGTCAGGGCTTTCGTCGTCCGTCTAAATCTTGA
- a CDS encoding DUF1543 domain-containing protein, whose translation MPELFMIKIGGRPKGRLIEQHDMYFGVGERIGDFIDAINNYWPEVKNAWHLDAYRQVTKIDNYCIQWQAADSTEENTDKLKLFFINLGGYLAGEFEEFHHKLLIVAPTQAHAIKQAKKSDFYQQYSFNDQDMPFKNQQP comes from the coding sequence ATGCCAGAATTGTTTATGATTAAAATTGGCGGTCGACCAAAAGGACGTCTGATTGAGCAACATGATATGTATTTTGGCGTCGGCGAGCGTATCGGTGATTTTATTGATGCCATTAATAATTATTGGCCAGAAGTAAAGAATGCATGGCATTTGGATGCTTACCGTCAAGTGACTAAAATAGACAATTATTGTATCCAGTGGCAGGCTGCTGATAGCACAGAAGAAAATACGGACAAGTTAAAATTGTTTTTTATTAATTTAGGCGGTTATCTTGCCGGTGAGTTTGAAGAGTTCCATCATAAGCTATTGATTGTCGCGCCAACCCAAGCGCATGCTATCAAGCAAGCAAAAAAGTCAGATTTTTATCAGCAATATAGCTTTAATGATCAAGACATGCCATTTAAAAATCAGCAACCATAA
- the sohB gene encoding protease SohB, whose protein sequence is MKGILVMLFHPPKNPVELKVMHLNKSQAQRRQDLMEATQGKAALKKLKKSMAKKDKQASKDKAKNKDKGQQVFVLDFDGDIKATAVKHLREEISTLISTANKGDEVVVRLESGGGLVHSYGLAAAQLVRLKDAGLKLTVCVDKVAASGGYMMACVADNIVAAPFAIIGSIGVVSQLPNFHKWLKNHDVDYEMFTAGDYKRTVTVFGENDAEDRAKYQEELEQTHQLFKHFVNRYRSMLDLDKVATGEHWYGEDAVHLNLVDSLQTSDSYLLERMDNNEVYALHSRQKPTLAEKLGLSQAAEATLSMAVDKLPDALMRFDFNSRLNILK, encoded by the coding sequence ATTAAAGGAATTCTAGTTATGTTATTTCATCCGCCCAAAAATCCCGTTGAACTTAAAGTTATGCACCTTAATAAGAGCCAAGCGCAACGCCGCCAAGACTTGATGGAAGCTACCCAAGGTAAAGCGGCACTGAAAAAACTTAAAAAAAGCATGGCAAAAAAAGACAAACAAGCCTCAAAAGATAAAGCCAAAAATAAAGATAAAGGCCAGCAGGTTTTCGTACTCGACTTTGATGGTGACATTAAAGCCACTGCCGTAAAGCATTTACGCGAAGAGATTAGCACGCTAATAAGCACGGCCAATAAAGGCGATGAAGTGGTTGTACGCCTCGAATCAGGCGGCGGTCTAGTACACAGCTATGGTCTAGCAGCAGCACAATTGGTACGTCTTAAAGACGCGGGTCTAAAACTAACTGTCTGTGTGGATAAAGTCGCTGCCAGTGGCGGCTACATGATGGCTTGTGTGGCGGATAATATCGTTGCTGCGCCATTTGCGATTATTGGTTCCATCGGGGTGGTATCACAATTGCCTAACTTCCATAAATGGTTAAAAAATCACGACGTTGATTATGAGATGTTTACCGCTGGCGACTATAAACGCACAGTAACCGTATTTGGCGAAAATGATGCTGAAGACCGTGCCAAATATCAAGAAGAGCTGGAACAGACGCATCAGCTGTTTAAGCACTTCGTCAACCGTTATCGCTCAATGCTTGATTTGGATAAGGTCGCGACCGGTGAGCATTGGTATGGTGAAGATGCCGTGCATCTCAACTTGGTTGATAGTTTGCAAACCTCAGACAGCTATCTTTTAGAGCGGATGGACAACAACGAAGTGTATGCGCTGCATTCACGCCAAAAGCCAACCTTGGCAGAGAAATTAGGACTGTCGCAAGCGGCTGAAGCAACACTCAGTATGGCGGTCGATAAACTACCAGACGCTTTAATGCGTTTTGACTTCAATAGTCGTTTGAATATTTTAAAATAG